The sequence below is a genomic window from Acetivibrio clariflavus DSM 19732.
ACCGTTTCAAAATCGATTTTAGTGTCAGCAGGAATCAGCAAGTCAATATGTCCTAAACTTGTGTATAATTCATACTCTCCGTTTAAGTCAAATTCCGATTTTATACTTATATTACCCTCTTTCTTTACTACTTTTGAGCTGCCACTTATTTTTCCGCCGGATATCTTTACATTTCCCTTGTCTCCGCTAATATTCAGCACACCATCAAACCTGTTTATTTCTATATCCGTATTGTCTAGTTCAGCGTTCAAAGTCCCCCGAAAATCATCCAAAAGTTTTATCTTTCCATTGTCAACCTTAAAATTCATATTATCTATAGACTTTGGCATATATATGGTATACTCTGCAACAGCATTGATGTTATCACTATTTCCTCTTTTGTATATGCTTTTCAAAAACACTGTATTATCATCAGTTTTTATATCTATATCAAAGTTTCCGGGCTTTTTATCCGTTAATTCCTTTTTGAATTTACCATTTAACTTTGTTGCCATTTCAAACTTTATTTCATCCCTCTTCCAGGTATATATAGAAATATTAGCCATATCGCATGATATGTCAAAATTGAATTTTCCTCTTGCATCCACAGTCTTTTCGGAATATGAGCTTTTCTTAATCTCTATATCATTCTTCCATTGAGTAATTCCGCATGCTGAAAGTGTAAACATCATAAAGAATAATATAATAGCTTTATATCTCATATTATTACCCCTTTAACGAATTAAAAATAATGTATATAAAGTATAACATTTACATTTTAAGTCTTCAAATATTTCCCATATCAACTATATCCAGTTCTTCTTCATAGAAGAAGGCATTATAAAACGGTCTTAAAACAGGAATTTTCCCGTTTCAGACCGTTATTATTTACGAAATTATTCCAAATATTTTTTTATATTGCATCAATAATTTTAGTTTAAAATCAATAATTTTAGTTTAAATCAGAATTTAAATTTTCTCCAGTTGTTTTATTTTCAATAGTATCATTATTTTTTGCATCTTCCGAAGGTTCTATAAGAATTACCTCTTCTTTAAAAACCATACCATACTGTCTCGCCTTTTCAATTATTTCCTCTCTGCCCATTGTCGGCTGGTTCCCTGCCAAGTAAATTATACTTATAATGGCAGTTAATACAATACCCATTCCAATTCCAAGCAAAATACTCTTTATGTGAAATTTATGCATTACCTTTCCTCCTCAAATTATGCCTATCAAAAAACACAGCCTTTTCTACACAAACTATCGATTAACCCCAAGAATAAGTTGTATTTCTCCCTTACCCATGTTCAACTTTTTTGCAATTTCGGTTTCATTAAGCCCTTTTTTGGCAAGCATTAGTACCTCATTATGTTTGCTGTTTAAGGTAACTACCTTTTCATCCGATTTTGACATGGATTTATCGTCCTCAGCTTCCATCTTTGAAACTGCAATTTCTTCATTATCGTTTACATTTACCGAATTATTTTCATCCATCGATTCATCATTGAGTACCATTGGATTTAAGTCAACAGAATTGCTGTCCAATGCTTCTTTCTTTTGAAAATTGCTAACGGCACCTATTTCTCTTTTTAAATTTTCTAAAAGCTTCTCTGCCTTAGCAAATTTTAAATCCATTTCACTATTTTTTTCTTCGACTCTTGTAATTACATAATCGGAAAATTTATTCAGTTCTTCAACCATTTCCTCTGCATCACTTATTATTTTCAGCAATTCTGCCTTTTTTTCATCCATGCGAAGTTCCATATCATAGGCCTCTTTTTTGTCATACATAATCCATACAATGGATACAACGATAAGTACAATACCTATGAAAATTATGCTCGAATAAAAGCCAACCATAAGCACTCTCCTTAACAAAATCCTTAAAACAGTTAAGTTAAATCTTTATATCAATAACACTTGTTCTATCTTCTTTTGCTGAATTGCCGTTATTATTATTTTTTTTCTTTTTATTGCCTTTTTCTTTCTTTTCCTTTGACTCTTTACTTTGCCTTTCGCTGATTTTAGCCTGTTGAGCATTTTCCCTGGCATGAACTAAATTGACACTGTTTTGTGCATTCTGACGGTTTATCATAGACTGTTGCTGCTCAATCAGTTCA
It includes:
- a CDS encoding DUF6115 domain-containing protein is translated as MVGFYSSIIFIGIVLIVVSIVWIMYDKKEAYDMELRMDEKKAELLKIISDAEEMVEELNKFSDYVITRVEEKNSEMDLKFAKAEKLLENLKREIGAVSNFQKKEALDSNSVDLNPMVLNDESMDENNSVNVNDNEEIAVSKMEAEDDKSMSKSDEKVVTLNSKHNEVLMLAKKGLNETEIAKKLNMGKGEIQLILGVNR